In Procambarus clarkii isolate CNS0578487 chromosome 5, FALCON_Pclarkii_2.0, whole genome shotgun sequence, the following are encoded in one genomic region:
- the LOC138349554 gene encoding uncharacterized protein isoform X2, with amino-acid sequence MFVRDYTASRSCEVCAKMLSWLIIVAILAQSSSEKWAGVFASPALKTQSLHISRLQLLTPRSLTNTSLTTAVPLLATKAQLINIMNNASSRVTEPSAFTSSNGTPMVQDGSSRWDANTTQMNRKSKSWKQEIRRQRRKRDECDSVMVRNSVDYRIIGTFTEQTVTLFFVLNQEFIFVNVTLTLGIVLPFQVKFTFTEKKLCNLSHLHELKVEAFEQYNEAFNQNEWGVKLSVDRCYNNTIITKYFSRINKFKHIEVSAKGSSKWTSNGPECLYPPHNAATQHLTDGDDPEISPSSPRDDFEVTGQGVTGQGDTGQGDTGQGDTLARDTTSRPSTHSYGLLPSRNQRIQVAVILLLVVVAFSVVAAVFIIILRRRTWTPRRADL; translated from the exons ATGTTTGTGCGTGATTATACTGCATCACGCAGCTGTGAAGTGTGTGCAAAGATGCTGTCCTGGCTCATTATAGTCGCGATATTGGCGCAGAGCAGCAGCGAGAAGTGGGCCGGTGTGTTTGCCTCGCCTGCCCTCAAGACCCAGTCACTCCATATCTCCAGGTTACAGCTCCTCACCCCCAGGTCCCTCACAAACACCTCACTCACCACTGCTGTCCCTCTGCTTGCAACAAAAGCCCAGCTGATCAATATTATGAATAACGCTTCCTCCCGTGTGACAGAACCTTCAGCCTTCACAAGCAGCAACGGGACACCAATGGTTCAAGACGGGTCCTCGCGCTGGGACGCCAACACCACACAGATGAACCGCAAAAGCAAAAGCTGGAAGCAAGAGATCCGTCGCCAGAGGAGAAAAAGAGATGAATGTGACTCAGTTATGGTCAGGAATTCCGTGGATTACAGAATTATTGGTACATTTACTGAACAGACTGTCACCTTGTTCTTCGTTCTTAATCAAGAGTTCATCTTCGTCAATGTGACATTGACATTAGGTATAGTTCTTCCGTTTCAAGTGAAGTTCACATTTACTGAAAAAAAGCTATGCAATCTCTCTCATTTGCATGAGTTAAAAGTAGAGGCATTTGAGCAATACAATGAGGCGTTCAATCAGAATGAATGGGGAGTGAAGTTGTCAGTTGACAGATGTTACAACAATACCATCATTACGAAATATTTTTCAAGAATAAACAAATTTAAGCACATTGAAGTATCAGCTAAGGGATCTTCCAAATGGACGAGTAACGGCCCTGAGTGCCTCTACCCGCCCCACAACGCTGCCACTCAACACCTTACTGATGGAGACGACCCCGAAATCTCCCCATCCAGTCCACGGGATGACTTCGAGGTCACCGGCCAGGGTGTCACCGGCCAGGGTGACACCGGCCAGGGTGACACCGGCCAGGGTGACACCTTGGCCCGTGACACCACCTCCCGTCCGTCAACCCACTCATATGGTTTACTTCCAAGTCGCAACCAGAGGATACAAGTCGCTGTAATCCTCCTCTTGGTGGTCGTAGCCTTCTCCGTCGTCGCAGCTGTGTTCATTATAATact GCGGCGACGAACCTGGACCCCCAGAAGAGCCGATTTATGA
- the LOC138349554 gene encoding uncharacterized protein isoform X1 codes for MFVRDYAASRSCEVRAIMLLWLIIVAILAQSSSEKSAGVFASPALKTQSLYISRLQVLTSRSLTNTSLTTAVPLLATKAQLINIMNNASSRVIQLSALTSSNGTPMVQDRSSRWDANTSQLDSENKSWKQEIRHQRRKRDECDSVKVVNSVNWRIIGTFTKRTASLYFVLNEQSISVNVTLTLGILLLSQVKITFTEKRLCNLSHLHELKVKAFVQHNAGITPNKWGLKLSVDRCYNKTIITKKWSRTNKFKHIEVSAKGSSKWTRKRPECLYPPRTAATQHPTDGDDPEASPSSSSLAGATTTTTTTHPSTNSLELQPNDTRCSVTWNTTTLPSYGYQPSDAQSTHLKVVVISVTVSLVALISGILIWMRKQICKRGDEPGPPEEPIYEEVDLTEVYKHQGTRKDSENSIYGFVVQRDCV; via the exons ATGTTTGTGCGTGATTATGCCGCATCACGCAGCTGTGAAGTGCGTGCAATTATGCTGTTGTGGCTCATTATAGTCGCGATATTGGCGCAGAGCAGCAGCGAGAAGTCGGCCGGTGTGTTTGCCTCGCCTGCCCTCAAGACCCAGTCACTCTATATCTCCAGGTTGCAGGTCCTCACTTCCAGGTCCCTCACAAACACCTCACTCACCACTGCTGTCCCTCTGCTTGCAACAAAAGCCCAGCTGATCAATATTATGAATAATGCTTCCTCCCGTGTGATACAACTCTCGGCCCTCACAAGCAGCAACGGGACACCGATGGTTCAAGACAGGTCCTCGCGCTGGGACGCCAACACCTCACAACTGGACAGTGAAAACAAAAGCTGGAAGCAAGAGATCCGTCACCAAAGGAGAAAGAGAGATGAATGTGACTCAGTTAAGGTCGTGAATTCAGTGAATTGGAGAATCATTGGTACATTTACTAAGCGGACTGCCTCCTTGTACTTCGTTCTTAATGAACAGTCCATCTCCGTCAATGTGACATTGACATTAGGTATACTTCTTCTGTCTCAGGTGAAGATCACATTTACTGAAAAAAGGTTATGCAATCTCTCTCATTTGCACGAGTTAAAAGTAAAGGCATTTGTGCAACATAATGCAGGGATCACCCCTAATAAATGGGGATTGAAGTTGTCAGTTGACAGATGTTACAATAAAACCATCATTACGAAAAAATGGTCGAGAACAAACAAATTTAAGCACATTGAAGTATCAGCTAAAGGATCTTCCAAATGGACGAGGAAGCGCCCTGAATGCCTCTACCCGCCTCGCACCGCTGCCACTCAACACCCTACTGATGGAGACGACCCCGAAGCCTCCCCATCCAGCTCCTCCTTGgccggtgccaccaccaccaccaccaccacccatccgtcAACCAATTCTTTAGAGTTACAACCGAATGACACCCGCTGCTCTGTcacctggaacaccacaacacttccctcctacgGTTACCAACCAAGTGATGCCCAGAGCACACATCTTAAGGTTGTCGTCATCTCGGTGACAGTATCCCTCGTCGCTCTCATCTCTGGGATCCTCATATGGATGCGAAAGCAAATATGCAAAC GCGGCGACGAACCTGGACCCCCAGAAGAGCCGATTTATGAAGAAGTGGACCTCACGGAGGTATACAAGCATCAAGGAACGCGTAAGGACAGCGAGAACAGTATTTACGGGTTCGTTGTACAGCGCGACTGTGTCTAA